A window of Verrucomicrobiota bacterium contains these coding sequences:
- the nadC gene encoding carboxylating nicotinate-nucleotide diphosphorylase, with protein sequence MPPKDKLSREQLLAIVRRALDEDIGVGDITTTAVVPERAKISGRIIASDPCVVAGMPAAEAVFEEIDGDIEFTPIVEEGTSVKAGTALATVAGPARAILGGERAALNFLEWLSGIATLTAAFVAKVAKHKARVMDTRKTSPGLRVLEKYAVRVGGGTSHRMGLHDQFFVKNTHLGVLSGERAERIRKCITQARALNPNIQIEIEVATLDDAKVAVEAGADVLMLDRMPLADIKQTVKIASGKAVIAASGGITLDNAAEIAAAGVDYITVGALTTTARRIRMRLDVAP encoded by the coding sequence ATGCCGCCCAAGGACAAGCTTTCGCGCGAGCAATTGCTCGCCATTGTGCGCCGCGCCCTCGACGAAGATATCGGCGTCGGCGACATCACGACCACCGCCGTCGTGCCCGAGCGCGCCAAGATCAGCGGCCGTATCATCGCCTCCGACCCCTGCGTCGTCGCCGGCATGCCGGCGGCCGAGGCCGTGTTCGAGGAGATCGACGGCGACATCGAGTTCACGCCCATCGTCGAGGAAGGCACGAGCGTCAAGGCCGGCACGGCCCTCGCCACGGTCGCCGGCCCGGCCCGCGCCATCCTCGGCGGCGAGCGCGCCGCGCTCAACTTCCTCGAATGGCTCTCGGGGATCGCGACGCTCACGGCGGCGTTCGTGGCGAAGGTCGCCAAGCACAAGGCGCGCGTCATGGACACACGCAAAACCAGTCCCGGCTTGCGCGTCCTGGAGAAATACGCCGTCCGCGTCGGCGGTGGCACCTCGCACCGCATGGGCCTGCACGACCAGTTTTTCGTCAAGAACACGCACCTCGGCGTGCTCTCCGGCGAGCGCGCCGAGCGTATCCGCAAATGCATCACCCAGGCACGCGCGCTCAACCCGAACATCCAGATCGAGATCGAGGTCGCTACCCTCGACGACGCCAAGGTTGCCGTCGAGGCCGGTGCTGACGTGCTCATGCTCGACCGCATGCCGCTCGCGGACATCAAGCAGACCGTGAAGATCGCCTCCGGCAAGGCCGTCATCGCCGCCTCAGGCGGCATAACGCTCGACAACGCAGCCGAGATCGCCGCCGCCGGCGTGGACTACATCACCGTCGGTGCGCTGACCACCACCGCCCGGCGCATCCGCATGCGCCTCGATGTTGCCCCTTGA
- a CDS encoding biotin--[acetyl-CoA-carboxylase] ligase, whose protein sequence is MKRAHISRPVGQPHDEQLLDLLRAREDDFVSGAELADALGVSRTTVWNHIQALRAEGYVVDACTHRGYRLVSVPDRLLPNEVQRRLRTRWIGRTLWCYRETDSTNDIALDRAVEGAPEGAVVLAEAQRRGRGRFHRTWLSPPGANILASVILRPEVHPNLVSQLVITAAVAAAETLNALYKLDAHIKWPNDVYIGGRKIAGILAELSAEAEQTKHVVIGIGLNVNMTRAQLPRAVRSTATSVHIEIGRTVSRLDVLAEFLARIETGYERWRRDGFAPAKARWVALSSSVGRRVEIVSGTTKLTGLVADLDDDGALILRLDSGLIRKAASGDMTVVG, encoded by the coding sequence ATGAAGCGCGCGCACATATCGAGACCCGTTGGCCAGCCTCACGACGAGCAACTCCTGGATCTGCTCCGTGCCCGTGAGGACGATTTCGTCTCCGGCGCCGAGCTTGCCGACGCCCTCGGCGTCTCGCGCACCACCGTCTGGAACCACATCCAGGCGCTGCGCGCCGAAGGGTACGTCGTCGACGCCTGTACGCACCGCGGCTACCGACTCGTCTCTGTGCCTGACCGTTTGCTGCCCAACGAGGTGCAGCGCCGCCTGCGCACGCGTTGGATCGGCCGCACGCTCTGGTGTTACCGCGAAACCGACTCGACGAATGACATCGCGCTCGACCGTGCCGTCGAAGGCGCGCCCGAGGGCGCTGTTGTCCTCGCCGAGGCCCAGCGGCGCGGCCGCGGCCGCTTTCACCGCACGTGGCTCTCGCCGCCTGGTGCCAACATCCTTGCCTCGGTCATCCTGCGGCCTGAGGTCCACCCGAACCTCGTTTCGCAGCTTGTCATTACCGCTGCCGTCGCTGCAGCCGAGACGCTCAACGCGCTCTACAAGCTCGACGCGCACATCAAGTGGCCCAACGACGTCTACATCGGCGGCCGCAAGATCGCCGGCATCCTCGCCGAACTGAGCGCCGAAGCCGAGCAGACCAAGCACGTCGTCATCGGCATCGGCCTCAACGTGAACATGACGCGCGCGCAGCTCCCACGCGCCGTGCGCTCGACGGCCACATCCGTGCACATCGAGATCGGCCGCACCGTCTCGCGCCTCGATGTGCTCGCCGAGTTCCTTGCTCGGATCGAGACCGGGTATGAGCGCTGGCGCCGCGACGGCTTCGCGCCCGCCAAGGCACGCTGGGTGGCCCTCTCGTCTTCGGTCGGCCGTCGTGTCGAGATCGTTTCCGGCACCACCAAGCTTACCGGCCTCGTCGCCGATCTCGACGACGACGGCGCCCTGATCCTGCGCCTCGATTCAGGCCTCATCCGCAAGGCCGCCTCCGGCGACATGACCGTCGTGGGCTAA
- a CDS encoding sigma-70 family RNA polymerase sigma factor, which translates to MLVSDPRVRASLRGIARSIVCNASDHDDLLQEMLIHLWQTEQACPGQTESWYMQSCKYHGLDYAKRGRSVDSKRRSDCLLLSLNADPDDDRPSLEPPDERDFREELFVGDVLSTLRGRLTRTQRVVLDAFAQGESVSEVSQALGCSHQYVSKQRKKIANELASVLA; encoded by the coding sequence ATGCTCGTATCCGACCCTCGTGTCCGCGCCAGTCTGCGCGGCATTGCGCGCTCGATTGTCTGCAACGCGTCCGACCACGACGATCTGCTGCAGGAGATGCTTATCCATCTGTGGCAGACCGAGCAGGCTTGCCCCGGTCAGACGGAGAGCTGGTACATGCAGAGCTGCAAGTACCACGGCCTGGATTATGCGAAGCGTGGCCGGAGCGTGGACAGCAAGCGTCGCAGCGACTGCCTCCTCCTCTCGCTCAATGCCGATCCCGATGATGATCGACCTTCCCTTGAACCGCCCGACGAGCGCGATTTCCGCGAAGAGCTGTTTGTCGGCGATGTTCTCTCGACACTGCGGGGGCGGTTGACGCGCACGCAGCGCGTCGTGCTTGACGCTTTTGCCCAGGGCGAGAGCGTCTCCGAGGTCTCCCAGGCGCTGGGGTGCTCGCACCAGTACGTCAGCAAGCAGCGCAAGAAGATCGCCAACGAGCTGGCCAGCGTGTTGGCCTGA